The Planococcus liqunii genome includes a region encoding these proteins:
- a CDS encoding 5' nucleotidase, NT5C type has protein sequence MRFGFDIDDTLINLREYAFELYQRKLGREVAIDLFHALDRVEIHELFGMSDKEGSDMWNSVLEELYYTDCPTYPGAVELLQQLDREGHEIFYITARPAKHGENTKAWLKQQGFPVHDDRFYCGMKDAEKVHIIEDLQLDYYFDDKPAVVDTLSHGSLKVMVKDQSYNRHVELPRIKQWADLQELIQKELK, from the coding sequence ATGAGATTTGGATTTGATATTGACGATACTTTGATCAATTTGCGCGAATATGCTTTTGAGCTGTACCAGAGAAAACTTGGGCGTGAAGTGGCCATCGACCTGTTCCATGCCCTGGACCGTGTAGAAATCCATGAACTGTTCGGCATGAGCGACAAGGAAGGTTCTGACATGTGGAACAGTGTGTTGGAGGAACTGTACTACACTGATTGCCCTACTTATCCAGGAGCCGTCGAACTTCTCCAGCAGCTGGACCGGGAAGGCCATGAAATTTTCTACATAACAGCCCGTCCGGCGAAACACGGTGAGAATACGAAAGCCTGGCTGAAACAACAAGGATTCCCGGTGCACGACGACCGGTTTTACTGCGGCATGAAAGATGCCGAAAAGGTCCACATCATCGAAGACCTGCAGCTCGATTACTATTTTGACGACAAACCGGCAGTGGTCGATACTTTGTCTCATGGGTCGTTGAAAGTAATGGTGAAAGACCAGTCCTATAATCGCCATGTGGAATTGCCGCGCATTAAGCAATGGGCCGATTTACAGGAACTAATCCAGAAGGAACTTAAATAA
- a CDS encoding S8 family peptidase translates to MNNVHLIPYRLEEITAAAVQIPPGVEMIQAPAVWEEAEHGSGNVLAILDTGCQVDHPDLKDRIIDGKNFTPDFGSDPKNFDDNNGHGTHVAGTAAASLRPEGGIAGVAPSANLLILKVLNGEGSGDYAGIIEGIHYAIDWQGPNGEKTSVISMSLGGPEDVPELQAAVKRAVDAGIPVVCAAGNEGDDSPSTDETAYPGAYPEVIQVGAVDFNRKLAPFSNTNDEIDLVAPGVRIYSTYPGGKYATLSGTSMATPHVTGALALVKNIAEKEFARKLTEAELYAQLVRRTVPIGYPKSAEGNGLLALDALNNFERMVELMNSFNRSGEWENE, encoded by the coding sequence ATGAATAATGTCCATTTAATTCCTTATCGGCTTGAAGAAATTACTGCCGCAGCAGTACAAATTCCACCGGGAGTAGAAATGATTCAGGCACCGGCTGTCTGGGAAGAAGCAGAGCACGGAAGCGGCAATGTCCTGGCCATTTTGGATACGGGCTGCCAAGTGGATCACCCGGATTTGAAAGACCGGATTATCGATGGCAAAAATTTCACGCCGGATTTTGGCAGTGATCCAAAAAACTTTGACGACAACAATGGACATGGCACCCACGTAGCAGGAACGGCTGCCGCATCATTACGTCCAGAAGGCGGCATTGCCGGAGTGGCGCCTTCCGCCAATTTGTTGATTCTGAAAGTATTGAACGGCGAAGGCAGCGGCGATTACGCCGGCATCATCGAGGGCATCCATTACGCAATTGATTGGCAAGGCCCAAATGGAGAAAAGACAAGTGTAATCTCGATGTCGCTTGGAGGACCGGAGGATGTGCCGGAACTGCAGGCTGCGGTGAAACGGGCAGTGGATGCCGGGATACCTGTCGTTTGTGCAGCAGGCAATGAAGGCGATGACAGTCCGTCCACTGATGAGACGGCGTATCCCGGAGCTTACCCAGAAGTCATTCAAGTAGGGGCAGTCGATTTTAACCGAAAATTGGCACCGTTTAGCAATACCAATGACGAAATTGATCTGGTGGCACCGGGAGTCCGCATTTACTCGACGTATCCTGGCGGCAAATACGCCACATTGTCAGGAACTTCGATGGCAACGCCTCACGTAACGGGAGCTTTGGCTTTGGTGAAAAATATAGCGGAAAAAGAGTTTGCAAGAAAGCTGACGGAAGCGGAACTGTACGCTCAGCTGGTGCGTCGGACCGTACCGATCGGCTATCCGAAATCTGCGGAAGGAAACGGGCTTCTGGCCTTGGATGCCTTAAATAATTTTGAGCGCATGGTCGAGCTGATGAATTCATTCAACCGCTCTGGAGAATGGGAAAACGAATGA
- a CDS encoding ferritin, translating into MLPQKLTMALNDQFNNELQASHSYTAMAAYFSKKGYHGFANFYLIQSREEHQHAMKFYDYLVTMDEKPVLQALGEPKNDYVNAMDVMQSSLAQEKDVTSNIYALVTLADELQEHSTLSFLDWFIEEQMEEEKMFRDIIARMAHIEEGGEYFLKMNDDFAERRLEN; encoded by the coding sequence ATGTTACCACAAAAACTGACGATGGCATTAAATGACCAATTCAATAACGAGTTACAGGCTTCCCATTCCTATACGGCAATGGCGGCGTACTTTTCGAAAAAAGGGTATCATGGCTTCGCCAATTTCTATTTAATCCAATCGCGTGAAGAGCATCAGCATGCGATGAAGTTTTACGACTACCTCGTGACGATGGACGAAAAACCGGTGCTTCAGGCGCTCGGGGAACCTAAAAACGACTATGTGAATGCTATGGATGTTATGCAAAGTTCGCTGGCTCAGGAAAAAGATGTAACAAGCAATATCTATGCATTGGTTACACTTGCAGATGAGCTGCAGGAACATTCCACTTTATCATTCCTGGATTGGTTTATCGAAGAACAAATGGAAGAAGAGAAAATGTTCCGCGACATTATTGCACGAATGGCCCATATTGAAGAGGGCGGAGAATATTTCTTGAAAATGAACGACGATTTCGCAGAACGCAGATTGGAAAACTGA
- a CDS encoding ABC transporter permease yields MSYFTLSLTLIFVLIPLVLSKTFNLGLEKDTLVATIRSIIQLLAVGYVLKFVFESDSLIYIFLMVTLMIVAATHNAQKKGAAIQGIVAKVAATLVFVEVLTQSILIGFDITPPTAQYIIPISGMVIGNSMVLSILFLNRFTAEVETHQDQTELILSLGGTPKQAIHRQLIQSIKASMIPTIESQKTVGLVQLPGMMSGQIIAGADPIQAVQFQLLIMFLLLTTAAVTSILLGFLSYPTLFNKRMQLMKS; encoded by the coding sequence ATGAGTTATTTTACTTTGTCCTTAACCTTGATTTTTGTATTGATTCCACTGGTTTTATCAAAAACTTTCAACCTGGGCCTGGAAAAAGACACGCTGGTCGCTACAATCCGCTCCATTATCCAACTGCTTGCCGTCGGTTATGTGCTGAAATTCGTCTTTGAATCGGATAGCCTGATCTACATCTTCCTGATGGTCACACTGATGATCGTCGCTGCGACGCATAATGCACAGAAAAAAGGAGCCGCTATTCAAGGGATTGTCGCCAAAGTTGCCGCAACCTTAGTGTTTGTAGAAGTCTTGACCCAAAGCATTTTGATTGGCTTCGATATCACTCCGCCGACTGCGCAGTACATTATCCCGATCAGCGGGATGGTCATCGGCAACTCAATGGTATTGTCCATCTTGTTCCTTAACCGGTTTACTGCGGAAGTGGAAACGCATCAGGACCAGACCGAATTGATCTTATCGCTGGGCGGAACCCCGAAACAGGCCATCCATCGGCAATTGATCCAGTCGATCAAAGCCAGCATGATCCCGACCATCGAAAGCCAGAAAACAGTGGGGCTTGTCCAATTGCCCGGCATGATGAGTGGACAGATCATCGCAGGGGCAGACCCGATCCAGGCGGTGCAATTTCAGTTGCTGATTATGTTCCTGTTACTGACAACCGCTGCAGTCACCAGTATTCTGCTCGGATTTTTATCGTATCCGACCTTATTCAACAAACGCATGCAATTGATGAAGAGCTGA
- the ribD gene encoding bifunctional diaminohydroxyphosphoribosylaminopyrimidine deaminase/5-amino-6-(5-phosphoribosylamino)uracil reductase RibD, with amino-acid sequence MSNHEFYMDLALTNAKTMKGQTDPNPLVGSVIVNDNRIVGIGAHLKAGEPHAEIHALRMAGEAARGGTIYVTLEPCSHHGRTGPCALAIIEAGLKKVVIATLDPNPIVAGNGVKMLEEAGIEVLVGIREEESRKMNEVFNKFIVTQKPFVILKAASTLDGKIASHTLDSKWITSEDARRDVHVLRSENRAILVGVGTVIADDPELTSRIPNGRHPLRIVLDSKLRIPLDAKVVTDNLAETWIFTSKQYDPEKRARLEALGVTVIETSGEQRTDIPDVVRILGEKSISSLFIEGGGTINSAFLENGLIDKVVLYFAPKLIGGKDAPTFLEGSGFELMKQAVELEDGEFLKIGKDFRFTGYPVKKEFNDEIWI; translated from the coding sequence ATGTCAAACCATGAATTTTATATGGACTTGGCATTAACTAATGCGAAGACAATGAAAGGCCAGACGGACCCCAATCCGCTTGTCGGTTCCGTCATTGTCAATGACAACCGCATTGTCGGCATCGGCGCCCACTTGAAAGCCGGCGAGCCCCATGCTGAAATCCATGCGCTCCGGATGGCCGGGGAAGCGGCACGCGGCGGAACCATTTATGTTACGCTCGAGCCATGTTCCCATCATGGCCGCACCGGTCCGTGCGCACTGGCTATTATTGAAGCAGGCCTGAAAAAAGTGGTGATTGCCACCCTTGACCCCAATCCGATTGTTGCCGGAAACGGCGTCAAGATGCTGGAAGAAGCCGGCATCGAAGTCCTTGTCGGCATTCGGGAAGAAGAATCCCGAAAGATGAATGAGGTCTTTAATAAATTTATTGTGACTCAAAAGCCATTTGTCATCTTGAAAGCCGCTTCTACTTTAGACGGTAAAATTGCTTCGCATACATTGGACAGCAAATGGATCACTTCAGAAGATGCACGCCGGGATGTCCACGTGCTGCGCAGTGAAAACCGGGCCATTTTAGTGGGGGTTGGTACAGTGATTGCGGATGATCCGGAATTGACTTCGCGGATTCCAAACGGGCGCCATCCGCTCCGCATTGTCTTGGATTCCAAGCTGCGGATTCCATTGGATGCCAAAGTCGTAACGGATAATTTGGCCGAAACCTGGATTTTCACCAGCAAACAGTACGACCCTGAAAAACGCGCCCGCCTCGAAGCATTAGGCGTTACCGTTATTGAGACCAGCGGAGAGCAGCGCACCGATATTCCGGACGTCGTCCGCATCCTAGGAGAGAAATCCATCTCTTCCCTGTTTATTGAAGGCGGCGGAACCATTAATTCCGCATTTCTGGAAAACGGTTTAATCGATAAAGTGGTGTTGTATTTTGCGCCGAAATTAATTGGGGGCAAAGACGCACCGACTTTCCTTGAAGGTTCCGGTTTTGAGCTGATGAAACAAGCGGTGGAACTGGAAGACGGAGAATTTTTGAAAATCGGGAAAGACTTCAGGTTTACTGGGTATCCCGTAAAAAAGGAGTTTAACGATGAGATTTGGATTTGA
- a CDS encoding nuclear transport factor 2 family protein produces MTETINVADVWVDKVNAKDIEGMLELSDHNIELMGPRGSAVGHDTLKQWAEGSGIRLTTVTRYAKGDKVVFEQEGTWKDQNGQVTVFTFMEIKNGKVVRISRFDTLDDAFGDSGLNDEDKV; encoded by the coding sequence ATGACAGAAACCATTAACGTTGCAGATGTATGGGTGGATAAAGTCAATGCGAAAGATATTGAAGGCATGCTGGAACTTTCAGACCACAATATCGAATTGATGGGCCCTAGAGGTTCAGCCGTCGGGCATGATACATTAAAGCAGTGGGCAGAGGGATCCGGCATTCGCTTAACTACTGTCACCCGCTATGCAAAAGGCGATAAAGTGGTTTTTGAACAAGAAGGCACATGGAAAGACCAAAACGGCCAAGTGACCGTGTTCACGTTTATGGAGATTAAGAACGGCAAAGTGGTACGGATTTCGAGATTCGATACGCTGGACGATGCATTTGGCGACAGTGGCTTGAATGATGAAGACAAAGTTTAA
- a CDS encoding ABC transporter ATP-binding protein: MSIQYKPAVHFNHVNYSAGDTQILKEITGSFPEGKITTLVGPSGAGKTTLLKLCNGLLSVDTGEIYVKDKPIDNIEPVELRRLVGMALQSAPMISGTVYDNLNLPLELQGKKLPEQDALAWLHDVGLEEQLISRNVKDLSGGQRQKVSIARTLVNKPEVLLLDEITSSLDQTSLKEIEELIIKINRKYGTTIIWITHNLQQAMEIGDYTWVMMAGEVIETGKSELLVNPANDKVKRFVRGKAG, from the coding sequence GTGTCCATTCAATATAAACCTGCAGTGCATTTTAATCATGTGAATTATTCTGCAGGCGATACACAGATATTAAAAGAGATTACTGGATCTTTTCCGGAAGGCAAAATCACCACATTAGTGGGACCTTCCGGAGCAGGGAAGACTACACTGTTGAAATTATGCAACGGCTTACTGTCAGTGGATACAGGAGAAATTTATGTAAAAGACAAGCCGATTGACAATATTGAACCTGTCGAGCTTCGCCGCCTTGTCGGCATGGCCTTGCAAAGTGCCCCGATGATCAGCGGTACAGTTTATGATAATTTAAATTTGCCGTTAGAGCTGCAGGGCAAAAAGCTGCCGGAACAAGACGCATTGGCATGGCTGCATGACGTCGGGCTGGAAGAGCAATTGATCAGCCGGAATGTAAAAGACCTGTCGGGCGGGCAGCGCCAGAAAGTTTCGATTGCCCGTACATTGGTCAACAAACCCGAAGTGCTGCTGCTGGATGAAATTACCTCCTCACTGGACCAGACTTCCTTAAAGGAAATAGAAGAGCTGATTATAAAAATCAACCGGAAATATGGCACAACGATTATTTGGATCACCCACAACCTGCAGCAAGCCATGGAGATCGGCGACTATACGTGGGTCATGATGGCCGGTGAAGTGATTGAAACCGGTAAAAGCGAATTGCTGGTCAATCCGGCGAATGACAAAGTCAAACGGTTCGTAAGGGGGAAAGCCGGATGA
- a CDS encoding saccharopine dehydrogenase family protein — protein sequence MEKKWMIYGASGYTGELIAREAVKRGLKPVLAGRNAQKLEPLAAELNLQMRSFPIDEKTATHLSDMDAVLHCAGPFSKTSALMIEACLSAKAHYMDITGEIPVFVHTHSQHERAKEAGVVLCSGVGFDVIPTDCTALKLKELMPDATHLALGFESDSGISRGTYKTMIQGLGTGSAERQDSKLVSVPIGSQRRTIDFGRGKRTAMGIPWGDVATAYYTTEIPNITTWIPFPKPLAAGTGLMNALQPLLASPRVQDTLANWVEKRVSGPDETLRSNSPAYIWGEAKNDAGIVKVVRIQTANVYNLTVYGALASVSGVLTGNFAGGSYTPSQLFGSEFLETLPGSGKFEADTFYPAL from the coding sequence ATGGAGAAAAAGTGGATGATTTATGGCGCTAGTGGTTACACAGGTGAATTGATTGCACGTGAAGCAGTAAAGCGCGGATTGAAGCCGGTTCTTGCCGGACGGAATGCCCAGAAGCTTGAACCCTTAGCCGCTGAACTGAATCTTCAGATGCGCAGCTTTCCAATAGATGAGAAAACCGCAACGCATCTTTCAGACATGGATGCCGTGCTGCACTGCGCCGGTCCCTTCAGCAAAACGAGCGCTTTGATGATTGAAGCTTGCCTTTCTGCCAAAGCCCACTACATGGATATCACTGGAGAAATCCCTGTTTTCGTGCATACCCATTCCCAGCATGAACGGGCAAAAGAGGCGGGCGTGGTCCTTTGCTCAGGTGTCGGATTCGATGTCATTCCGACGGATTGCACGGCTCTGAAACTTAAAGAACTGATGCCGGACGCCACTCATTTGGCACTCGGGTTTGAATCGGATTCCGGCATTTCCAGAGGAACCTATAAAACCATGATCCAAGGGCTTGGCACTGGCAGCGCGGAACGGCAGGACAGTAAACTGGTGTCCGTGCCCATTGGCAGCCAGCGCCGGACCATTGATTTTGGACGCGGCAAGCGAACGGCAATGGGAATTCCTTGGGGCGATGTGGCAACTGCGTACTATACCACTGAAATTCCGAACATTACCACTTGGATTCCGTTTCCAAAACCGCTCGCTGCTGGCACCGGATTAATGAATGCTTTGCAGCCGCTGCTGGCTTCTCCCCGCGTGCAAGATACGCTGGCAAATTGGGTGGAAAAACGCGTAAGCGGACCCGACGAAACGCTCCGCTCCAACTCACCCGCTTATATTTGGGGAGAAGCCAAGAATGACGCAGGAATCGTCAAAGTTGTCCGTATTCAAACGGCCAATGTATACAATTTAACGGTTTACGGAGCTCTTGCTTCTGTCAGCGGAGTGCTAACCGGCAATTTTGCAGGAGGCAGCTACACGCCTTCCCAGTTATTCGGTTCTGAATTCCTTGAAACTCTGCCGGGGTCCGGAAAATTTGAAGCCGATACTTTCTATCCCGCTCTTTAA
- a CDS encoding GTP cyclohydrolase II, whose protein sequence is MTPIKLEPKVFEVLKDKIDLIQMGDEAIYVVGPIRLPVNLYGETVVFQWYCWLKQDEVTSDYETIIEKLSSANLAEYQQSSVLVYGDFENSEDALIRMHSICHTGDIFGSKRCDCGFQLKQSMQQIADHGSGALFYLANHEGRGIGLFSKAMAYVLQENGYDTVEANESLGFVDDSRNYDDAIAVLKSLRTKPVTLMTNNPKKISALENSDLEIAGRISLWGDESEYNAKYLQTKIDRSGHLEDEGDAVHVKP, encoded by the coding sequence ATGACACCAATCAAACTTGAACCGAAAGTGTTCGAAGTGCTGAAAGATAAAATCGACTTGATCCAAATGGGCGATGAAGCAATATATGTAGTCGGCCCCATCCGGCTGCCAGTGAATTTATATGGAGAAACCGTTGTGTTCCAGTGGTATTGCTGGTTAAAGCAAGATGAAGTGACGAGCGATTACGAAACCATCATTGAAAAGCTGTCTTCTGCTAATTTGGCTGAATACCAGCAATCAAGCGTATTGGTTTATGGAGATTTCGAAAACAGCGAAGACGCGTTGATCCGCATGCATTCGATTTGCCATACAGGCGATATTTTCGGCAGCAAACGCTGTGACTGCGGATTCCAATTAAAGCAGTCGATGCAGCAAATCGCCGACCACGGATCAGGCGCTTTGTTCTATTTGGCGAACCATGAAGGGCGCGGCATCGGTTTGTTCAGCAAAGCCATGGCGTATGTGCTTCAGGAAAACGGCTATGATACGGTCGAAGCCAATGAAAGCCTCGGCTTTGTCGACGATTCCCGCAATTACGATGATGCAATTGCCGTATTGAAATCGCTGCGCACTAAACCAGTGACGTTAATGACAAACAATCCAAAAAAGATTTCGGCATTGGAAAATTCAGACCTTGAAATTGCCGGCCGCATTTCGTTATGGGGCGACGAGTCGGAATACAATGCCAAGTATTTGCAGACCAAAATCGATCGCTCCGGCCACTTGGAAGACGAGGGGGATGCTGTTCATGTCAAACCATGA
- a CDS encoding NAD(P)/FAD-dependent oxidoreductase, giving the protein MRYDCVIVGGGPAGLNAALVLGRSRRNVILFDDDSGRNLVTRESHGFITRDGIKPEEFKRLAHKDIAKYDSVEIKQERVMSINRVSDTHYEITTEEGKTYHSIKIILATGLREQQPNIPDIEKYYGTSLFSCPYCDGWELRDQPLAVIADKSVFELAKKVYTWSKDLIVFTNGEGRLELKDRDRLVAKGIGVREEVIDGLEGDNGQLRSVRLEDGTLIDRVGGFVTPLWSHNAHFGKELGCEENEYGGIKTDEYGRTNVWNVYAAGDASLIVPAQVVIAAGEGSAAAIGVNGDLTNEYFDAED; this is encoded by the coding sequence ATGCGCTACGACTGTGTGATTGTCGGCGGAGGCCCTGCTGGATTAAATGCTGCTTTGGTACTTGGACGCTCAAGAAGAAACGTGATTCTTTTTGATGATGACAGCGGGCGCAATCTGGTGACCAGAGAATCTCACGGATTTATTACCCGCGACGGGATCAAACCGGAAGAATTTAAGCGCCTGGCACACAAGGATATTGCAAAATACGATTCGGTTGAAATAAAACAAGAACGGGTCATGTCAATCAACCGCGTTTCAGATACTCATTACGAAATCACTACCGAAGAAGGCAAAACCTATCACAGCATCAAAATTATCCTGGCAACAGGATTGCGGGAACAACAGCCCAATATTCCCGACATCGAAAAGTATTACGGAACGTCTTTGTTCAGTTGCCCTTATTGTGATGGCTGGGAATTGCGCGATCAGCCATTGGCCGTAATTGCCGATAAAAGTGTCTTTGAGTTGGCAAAAAAAGTCTATACGTGGAGCAAGGATTTGATCGTTTTTACGAACGGCGAAGGCCGGCTGGAACTGAAAGACCGGGACCGGCTGGTTGCCAAAGGCATCGGAGTTCGGGAAGAAGTCATCGACGGGCTGGAAGGCGATAACGGACAATTACGCAGCGTCAGGCTTGAAGACGGCACGCTCATTGACCGGGTGGGAGGCTTCGTGACGCCCCTATGGAGCCACAATGCCCATTTCGGGAAAGAGCTGGGCTGTGAAGAAAATGAATACGGCGGCATCAAAACCGACGAATACGGGCGCACGAATGTCTGGAATGTCTATGCTGCTGGAGACGCTTCTTTGATTGTGCCGGCCCAAGTAGTCATTGCAGCAGGAGAAGGAAGCGCAGCGGCTATCGGGGTAAACGGTGATTTAACGAATGAATACTTCGATGCGGAGGATTGA